CTCTACTCGGTGCGGAGCGAGCGTCTTTTGATGGAGGAGCTCGAGTACAATCTTCTTTTCCGGTGGTTTGTGGGGCTTGGGATGGACGAGAAGGTGTGGGATGCGTCCACCTTCAGCAAGAACCGGGAGCGGCTTTTGCGAGGGGAGGTGGCCGAGGCGTTTTTCGCGGAGGTGCTCGGGCTTGCGCGCGAGCAGGGGCTTCTTTCGGACGAGCACTTCACGGTAGACGGGACACTGGTGGAAGCCTGGGCGAGCCAGAGAAGCTTCCGGCCGAGGGAGGAAGCAGGCGGAGACGGAAAAGAGGAGAAGGGAGGGGCGGATTTCCGGGGGGAGCGGAGGACAAACCGGACGCATGTCTCGAGGACCGATCCGGATGCGAGGCTTTACCGGCGCGGGGATGGGGCGGAGGCGAGGCTTTCGTACCTCGGGCACGTGCTGGTGGACGCAGAGAACCAGCTTGTGGTGGGGGCCAGCCTCACGCGGGCCGAGGGGAGTGCGGAGAGGGAGGCTGCGCTCGAGATGCTCGGGCGGGCACGCTACCGCAGGGGGGCACGGCTCGGGGCGGACCGGGGCTACGACGTGGCAAGCTTCGTACGGGAGGTGAGAAGGCTCGGGCTTGTGCCGCACGTGGCGCAGAGGCGCCTCGGGAGTGCGCTCGACCGCAGGACGACAAGGCACCGGAGCTACTACAAGACGCAGCGGATGAGGCGGCGGGTGGAGGCGGTCTTCGGGTGGCTGAAGACGGTGGGGCTTTTCCGGAAGACCCGCCACAGGGGAGTGGCCCGGGTGGGCTGGATGTTCACGCTTACACTTGCAGCCTACAACCTGGTGCGGATGCGGAACCTTCTGGCCGAGAGCGCCTAAGGGGACACAGAAGAGATGGAAAAGACCCTCGCGAAGGCCGAAAAGGGGCTCATCAGAGGAACGGGGAGGCCTCCGGGGAAACCGAGAGCCCGTCTCTGAAGGTCGAAAGACCTTCCGGCGGAGGTGAAACTTCTTCCGCGAAGGCATTTTTCAGCAGCCTCCTAGACTTCGCTGCTCGCGAGTATGGCCGCCGGTTTCGATGCCCTTCCATTGCTCAGGGAGTGTGGCACGGCATGACCTACGCGGGCAGGGTCCTGGCGACGCTTCTCTATGCCGGAGTGGTGGGGCAGGTTGGTCATTCCGGATCCCTTGCACGTCGTCAGCGGGAGGCTGCTGAAACATACCTGCCGGCTCCTTGACGGGGCGTGCTGCCGGTCGTAGGTGTAGCGGCCCTCGTTGGAGACGAATGCGAGACGCTACTGCACTCCGACCAATTCCGGTCCTTGCCGCTGCTTTGGCTGGTATCTTCGTCGCGGCGGGCGCGCGAGCAGCGAATTTCTTCTCGGAAATCGAGCTCGCCGATGCGGTCGTCGTGGGGACGGTCACCGACACACGGAGCGTGGCACAGGGAAGACTGTTTCTTTACGATGTCCGCGCGGACGAACGGCTCGCCGGCTCGGGGCCGGAGGAGATGGTCCTCGCGGAGGAGAAGGTCTTTCCGTCCGACGTGGCACGGCTCCGGAAAGGCGCGCGCTGCGTTCTCGCCCTGGCCGGGTTTCGCCCGCCGAGTCTTTACCGGGAAGAGGTTGCCGGAGCCCATCTCTTCCGAAGCCGCGCGTTTCGGTGCGAAGCGGTAGCGTCCACGACGGCGATCGTCCGCGCGTACCTCGCCGCGGGTAGACTGGCCGAGGAGAAGCGTGGGGCCGCACGTGTCCGTGTGCTCGTCGAGGCGCTCGACCTGGATTCGCTCGCGCTCGATGCCGTGCAGGCGCTCGAGCGAGAGCCGGGACTCGAAAAGCTCCTCCGCGGGGAGCTCCTTCGAAGCTGGGAAGAGGTTCTCCGGAACCCTCGGAAGCCGCTGGCTCTCCGGAAAGCCCTTCTGCGTCTCACGGCCGAACGCCGAATTCCCGTTTCGCTCCCGCTTCTCCGGAGTCTTCTCGGAAACGCCGCGCTCGCGCCGCTCGCCGCCGAAGCGCTTGCCGCGCGTGACGAGGCTCTCGACCCGGAGACTTTCGCCCGCCTCTGGGAAGAGGCCGGCGCCGAAGGCCGCCTCTCGCTGCTTTCCGTCCCGGGCCAGCGAGGCCCGAAAGAGCGCCTCGGTTTTCTCCGGACCTGCGCGCGGGAGGATCCTTCGCCGGCCGTTCGCCGGCGCGCCACGGAGCTTCTTGCTCGGGAAGGCGACGAGGCGGGACTTGCCGAGCTTCTCCGGCGCACCGACACGGTAGTGGCGTTCACGGCGGCGAAGGCGCTCGTGGAACGGAAGACCCCGCCCGCGCGCAGAGCGCTCCGCGGGGCTTTGCGTGACGGGCCGTACGAGGCCCGCGTGGCCGCGGTCTTCGCGCTCCGAGAAAAGGGCACGCGCGAGGACCTGGAACTCCTCGCCAAAGTGGTCTCCGAGTCGCGCGATCCCGAGCTTTCGCGCCTTCTCGCACTCGCTTTCGGAGGCGAAGCCCATGGGGAGTGAGCGGCACGGATTACGCGCGGATCTCGACCCTCGTGACGGCTGTTCTCGTCCTTGCCCTGCTTTCGGGCTGCGACGGTGACGGCGAGCGAGGGAAGAGCCCCACGCCGTCGCCCACACCCGTCGCGTCCGGCACGGTAAGCCCCGTGCCCCCGGCGACCCCGACCCCCGAGCCTCCGACGGCGACACCCGAAGCCACGAGGACACCGACCCCGACGGAGGTTGCTCCCACGCCGTCGGTGACGGCCGTCGCCAGAAAAATCACGGACGCCTCCGAGCTCGTCGGCGGACCCCTCGCCGTGGGGCGCGTGGGCGACTACCTTCTCGCCAACGACCGTATCCGTGTCGTCGTGCGGGATGTCGGAAGGCAGTTCAGCTTTCTTCTCACGTACGGCGGGAACATCGTCGACGCCGACATCGTACGTTCTCCGGGGGAAGAAGGCCGCGACAATTTCGGCGGGCTCGTGCCTCTCGTCAACATCGCCTCCACGGTGAACACGCAGGAGATCGTCGTGGTCCACGACGGCTCGGACGGCGAGCCGGCGGTGCTCCGGGCCGTCGGCGTGGACGACCTCTTCGATGCCATCGACCCGACGAACGCCATCCGCGAGTTCGGCGTGGGGATGATCCCGCCGTCCGCGCAGGACGTCGACATTCCGGTCGAGATCGCGACGGAGTACAGCCTCGCGCCGGGCGAGAACTGGGTCCGGATCGAAACCTTCGTGAAGAACCTGGGCCCCGAGCCGCTCTCGCTCTACGCGGGCGATGCCGTCAACGGAAGCGGCGAGGTGGACACGTTCGTCCCCTCGCTCGGCTACGGCGAGGCCGTGATTCGCCTCACGGTGCCCTATCTGGCGTACCCGGCGCTCCGGGGCGGCGACGTCTCCTACGGAGTCGTGCCGGCGCCGCTCGAGGGCAGTGCCGTCGCGGCGAGCGGTTTCACGCAAGCGGGCGTGAGTGTGGTGTCCTATGGCCAGAATGTCGTGAACATCGTCCTTTCGCAGGAGGAGGGGAGGTTTCGAATTCCTCCCGGGGAGGTCCGCTCCTACGTGCGCTACTTCGTCGTGGGCGACGGGGATGCGGACGCGATCGCGGAGGCAAGAGCACGGATTTTCGGCGAGGAGGCGGGCCGCGTGGAGGGCACGGTGCGCGCCGACGGCACTCCCGCCGAAGGGGCGGTGGTCTGTGCGCTCCGGCGCCCGGGTCTTCTCGCGGATTTCGACGTGCGGAACTGTGCGCACTCGAAGTCGGGTGGGCACTACGACCTTCACCTCGAGCCCGGGAACTATTTTCTGGTCGCGCGGCTCGAGGGCTACCCCTACGAATCGGGAGGGACGGCTCCCGCCGAGCATCCGGTCGAGATCACGGCGGGGGCCACGGCGCAGGTCGACTTCGAGTTTCCCTCGACCGCGAGGCTGCGCGTTCGCGTGCGCGACGAACGAGGAGAGCCCCTTCCGGCAAAGGTTATTCTCGCCGGCTTCGAGCGCGCCCCGGATCCGGGGAACGTCCAGGATCTCGTGGGCTTTCGTCTGGTGGGAGGCGTTTTCGGCGGCAAGCCCAAGGCCAAGGGCAGTCAGCCCTTCGGCATCGCGCAGGTGGCGTACGTCCCGCTCGAGGGCGAGGCCGCGCTCGTCGTACCGCCGGGCGAGTACGAGGTCTACGTGACGCACGGCCCCGAGTTCTCGCTGCACCGCGAGCGCGTCCGGCTGGAAGCCGGGCGGGAGGATTCCGTCGAGGCGCGGCTCGTCCGCGTCGTCGACACGAGCGGCTTCGTCGCCGCCGACTACCACGTCCACATGATTACGAGCCCCGACTCGGTAGTGACGCGAGAGGAGAGGATCCTTTCTTTTCTCGCCGACGGCATCGAGCATTTCGTCGCGAGCGACCACGATTTTCTCACCGATCTCGCGCCCGATGTTCTCCGGCTCGGTGCGGAGGGGGCCGTCCGTACGACCGTGAGCGACGAGATCACGACCTTCAACATCGGGCACTTCAACGTCTGGCCGCTCGAGGTCGATCCCACGAGCATCACGGGCGGCGCTCTCGACTGGGGCAGGGCGGGCGTGGAGCCGGGACGCGACTACCCTTCCCTCGGGAGCTACCAGCTCTCGCCCGCCGAAATCTTCGCGGCGAGTCCCCCGGATGCCGTCGTGCAGGTGAACCACTTCAACACCGGCTACTTCAGCCTGGGCGGAATCGACACCGGCTTCGACCCGCCGCGCTCGTTCACCGACCCGGCCCGCGTCCGACTCGATCCGACCCTCGAGAACCTCTACGACGACGGCTTCACGGCCCTCGAGATGTGGATCGAGGGCAACCGGAGCCAGACGAACCGTCTTCTCGAAGAAAACCTGGGCGACTGGTTCAACCTCCTGAACCAGGGGCGGAGGAAGACCGGCGTCGCCAACTCCGACACGCACTCGATCGTCTTCGACCGGAGCGGCCAGCCCCGCACCTACGTCGCGTCCTCGACCGACGACCCCGGGGCGCTCGACGAGCGGGAGCTCGCCGCCAACGTGAACGCGGGCCGGGCGATCGGCACGAACGCTCCTTTCGTTCGCGTAGAGCTCGAAGCTGCGGACGGTAGCCGTGCCGGACTCGGCGTGGGCGAGCCCCTGGTCCTGGAAGCGCCGGACGGGAACGTCGAGCTCCACGTGGAAGTGCAGAGTCCGCTCTGGGCCGAGTTCGACACGATCGAGGTCTACGCCAACGTGGAGCCCGTGCCCGAGCCCGATCCCGCCCGGCACCCGCACGGCGTCGAGGTGCCTCGCTACCGGGTGTTCCCCTCGCGCACGCTCGTGGCGGGCCAGGACTTCGAGCCCGAGCGGGTCGAGGTCGCGCCGGGTGCGGAGACGGTGGCAGGCGAACGTGACCGTGCCGCTCGCCTTCGAGAGGGACGCGTGGGTCGTCGTTCTCGTGAAGGGCTCGCCCGGCGTTTCCCGGCCGCTCTGGCCCGTGAACCCCTTCGACCTCGACCGCGAGTCGAACACGACGCTCGACGACCTGACCGACGGAAATCTCGGTGAAGGCGGAATTCTTTCGCTCGCCTTCACGAACCCGCTTTTCGTGCGCGTCGCTCGCTAGGCCGGTCCTCGCATCGGAGGGCCACGCTCCGTCGTGGCCGTGTCCGCCCTGCCCCCCGGGCGCGACGGAATGCACGCGTCGGAGGGCCACGCTCTGTCGTGGCCATGTTCGTTCGTGGCACCGCCGGTCATCGCGGGCACGAAGCCTCCGACCTCAATCGTACGCGGCGGCCGTGTTCACCCCCGCCCCCGGACGCGACGGAGCGCGTCCCTCCGAATGGCCGCGTTCGATCGGAGGGACCCGCTCTGTCGGGTCCGTGTTGGTTCCTGGCACCGGCCGTGATCACGTGTACGACCGCGCGCGCCCACGAACCCCCCGGACGCGACGGAGCGCGTCCCTCCCGGTCGGGAAGGCGACGCGCCGTATTCGGCTACCGTGCACCCGCGAATACCGTCAATCCCCGACGACCGGAGGACGCGACGGAATGCACGCGTCGGAGGGCCACGCTCTGTCGTGGCCGTGTTCGTTCGTGGCACCGCCGGTCACCGCGGGCACGAAGCCTCCGAGCTCAATCGTACGCGGCGGCCGTGTTCACCCCCGCCCTCGGACGCGACGGCGTGCCTCCGGCGGATGCATCCGAAAGGCGTACACGTTACGCGGCGTTTCGAACGTTCGACCGGAGGGCCACGCTCTGTCGTGGCCATGTTCGTTCGTGGCACCGCCGGTCATCGCGGGCACGAAGCCTCCGACCTCAATCGTACGCGGCGGCCGTGTTCACCCCCGCCCCCGGACGCGACGGAGCGCGTCCCTCCGGCGGCCGTTCGCCCAACGAACCGGAGGGCCACGCTCTGTCGTGGCCATTGTCGGGAAACGTACCGGCGGTCGTTGCCGACGTCCGATCGGCACGTCCGCCCGCGCCGCCGGGACGCGACGGAGCGCGTCCCTCCGGCGGGTCTGACCAGGTTCCGGACGCCGGGGCACCAAGCACCGTACGGAGACTTGACAGGTCAGCTAGGTCCGACCATTTTGGTCAGGTGAAGTCGGTTTCCGTCAGCGAGCTGAAGGCGCATCTTTCGCGCTATATACGCCGCGTACAGCGGGGGGGTGAGGTCGAGATTGTGCACCGCGGCGTGCCGGTGGCGCGTCTGGTTGGAATCGAGGCGCGTGGTCCGGCGCCCGACCGCCGGCGCCGACAGAGGCTCATCGCTCTCGGCATCCTCCGCCCCGGCCGCGGCGGTGCCTCGGCCGTTCTCGAGCAAGAGCCCATCGAGCTGAAGGGCGCGGGGATATCGGAAGCGCTCGAGGAGGAGAGGGAGGATCGCCTCTGACGTACTGGGATGCTTCCGCGGTCGTGCCCGTCGTGATCGAAGAGAAGGGGACCTCGCTGGTTCGCGGGTGGCTCGAGGAGGATCCTCATATCGCCACCTGGGCGATGACGCGACTGGAGATCGCCAGCGCTCTGGACCGGCGGTACCGTCAGGGCTTGCTTTCGTTCGCGGACCGGACCAGGGCACTGGCAAGGTTTGCTGCTCTCTTCCGTGCTTGGGACGAGGTGGTCGACGTGGTCCCGGTCGTCGAGCGAGCTCTGGCATTGCTGGGCCGCCACTCCCTACGAGCCGCGGACGCGGCCCAGCTCGCGGCCGCGAGCCTGCTAGCGGAGGACGATCCGGCTTCGCTGCGGTTTGCATGCCTCGACCGCCGGCTCGCACAGGCCGCGCACGCGGAAGGTTTTACTGTGCTCACCTGGCCTGCCGCGTAGCTCTTACGCGGCGTTTCGAACCGGCGATCGGAGGGACCCGCTCTGTCGGGCCCGTGTTCGTTCCTGGCACCGGCCGTGATAACGTGCACGACCGCGCGCGCCCGCGAACGCCCCGGACGCGACGGAGCGCGTCCCTCCCGCGTCGGAGGGCCACGCTCTGTCGTGGCCGTGATCGCCTATGCCGCGAACGTCGATCCTCGAACGCCCCTCGCCGCGACGGTCCCCGGCCCCCCGGACGCGACGGAGCGCGTCCCTCCGGGTGGCGTTCGTGCAACGAACCGGAGGGCCACGCTCTGTCGTGGCCGTGGCCGCCTATGCCGCGAACGTCGATCCTCGAACGCAAAACACCACGTCCCTCCCACGAACGTCCCTCGCCTGCGCGACGGCACGTCCGCCCCCCCGGACGCGACGGAGCGCGTCCCTCCGGATGGCCGCGTTCGATCGGAGGGACCCGCTCTGTCGGGTCCGTGTTCGTTCCTGACACCGGCCGTGATCACGTGTACGACCGCGCGCGCCCGCGAACGCCCTGGACGCGACGGAGCGCGTCCCTCCGGGTCGGGAAGGCGGCGGGCGTTCTCGTTCACCCACGCAGTCGGCCCCGTCGCATGACGCGGTCGAGCTCGCGCTGGGTTTCCCTTTCGCGGATCGCCTCTCGCTTGTCGTAGATCTTCTTTCCCCGGGCGAGGGCGAGCTCGACCTTCGCGATACCGTTCTTGAAGTAGAGCCGAAGCGGTACGAGGGTGTAACCGCGTTGCTTCACCTTGCCTGCGAGTCTCTCGATCTCCCGGGCGTGAAGGAGCAGCTTTCGGGTGCGCCGCGGGTCGTGCCCGAATCGCGAGGCGGGCCCGTAGGGGCTGATGTGGGCGTTCAAGAGCCACGCCTCTCCTTTGTCGATGCGAGCGTAGCTGTCTTTCAGGTTCGCCCGACCCTCGCGCAGGGATTTGACCTCGCTTCCCTGCAGGACGATGCCGGCCTCGAAGGTTTCTTCGATGTGGAAGTCGTGGCGGGCACGTCGGTTGACGGCGACGTCTTTTTCCCCTCCACCCTTTCGCGCCACGGGCGTGAGGCTAACACGGCCTCCGGAAAGAAAACAGGGTAGGGCCACGCTCTGTCGTGGCCGTGTTCGCGTTCGTCACGTCCCCCCACCCTCCCAGGACGCGACGGAGCGCGTCCCTCCGGAGGCGTTCGCGCAACGAACCGGAGGGCCACGCTCTGTCGTGGCCGTGGTCGGGAAACGTACCAGCGGTCGTTGCCGACGTCCGATCGGGACGTCCGCCCGCCCCCCCCCGGACGCGACGGAGCGCGTCCCTCCGGATGGTGGCCGCCTATGCCGCGAACGTCGATCCTCGAACGTAAAACACCACGTCCCTCCACGAACGTCCCTCGCCTGGGCGACGGCGCGTCCGCCCCCTCCCCAGGACGCGACGGAGCGCGTCCCTCCGGCGCCGTTCGCCCAACGAACCGGAGGGCCACGCTCTGTCGTGGCCATTGTCGGGAAACGTACCCGCGGTCGTTGCCGACGTCCGATCGGCACGTTCGCCCACCCCCCGCGGACGCGACGGAGCGCGTCCCTCCGGATGGTGGCCGCCTATGCCGCGAACGTCGATCCTCGAACGTAAAACACCACGTCCCTCCACGAACGTCCCTCGCCTGTGCGACGGCACGTCCGCCGCCCCCCCGGACGCGACGGAGCGCGTCCCTCCGGATGGCCGCGTTCGTCACGTCCCCCCGCCCCCCCGGACGCGACGGAGCGCGTCCCTCCGGCGGCGGTCTCAATGGAACGCGTGTTCGGTTTCGCCTTGACCCGGCCTCTCCGGTCGCCCCGCCCGCGGGCGGTTCTGCTCGTCCACGAACACGACGCGAGGCTCGACGCGGCGCGCCTCCTCTTCGGTAGCCCACCCGAAGTGAGCCACGATCACGAGGTCGCCGACCTTCGCCTTGTGCGCGGCCGCTCCGTTGATGCAAAGGACGCCGGAATGCGGCTTCCCCGGAAGTGCGTAGGTACGAAACCGCTCGCCGTTCGTCACGTTCCAGATGTCCACTTCCTCGTGCGGCAGGATGCCGGCCAGGTCCATCAGGTGCGCGTCGATCGTGACGCTACCCTCGTAGTCGACGTCGGCCTCGGTCACGGTGGCCCGATGAATTTTTCCGAGAAGCATACGGCGAAACATCGGTCGACCTCCTTCACGAAGCGGTGTCCGCCCCGGGCGGCGAGAGAACGCAGTTGTCGATGAGCCGCGTGGACCCCA
The sequence above is a segment of the Candidatus Binatia bacterium genome. Coding sequences within it:
- the smpB gene encoding SsrA-binding protein; this encodes MARKGGGEKDVAVNRRARHDFHIEETFEAGIVLQGSEVKSLREGRANLKDSYARIDKGEAWLLNAHISPYGPASRFGHDPRRTRKLLLHAREIERLAGKVKQRGYTLVPLRLYFKNGIAKVELALARGKKIYDKREAIRERETQRELDRVMRRGRLRG
- the panD gene encoding aspartate 1-decarboxylase encodes the protein MFRRMLLGKIHRATVTEADVDYEGSVTIDAHLMDLAGILPHEEVDIWNVTNGERFRTYALPGKPHSGVLCINGAAAHKAKVGDLVIVAHFGWATEEEARRVEPRVVFVDEQNRPRAGRPERPGQGETEHAFH
- a CDS encoding DDE transposase, producing MRGEDRFQGAMFSYVSLEDRVPREHPLRTIWAISDAALRRLSGRLGRLYARVGRPSIPPEKLLRALLLQVLYSVRSERLLMEELEYNLLFRWFVGLGMDEKVWDASTFSKNRERLLRGEVAEAFFAEVLGLAREQGLLSDEHFTVDGTLVEAWASQRSFRPREEAGGDGKEEKGGADFRGERRTNRTHVSRTDPDARLYRRGDGAEARLSYLGHVLVDAENQLVVGASLTRAEGSAEREAALEMLGRARYRRGARLGADRGYDVASFVREVRRLGLVPHVAQRRLGSALDRRTTRHRSYYKTQRMRRRVEAVFGWLKTVGLFRKTRHRGVARVGWMFTLTLAAYNLVRMRNLLAESA